The sequence below is a genomic window from Sceloporus undulatus isolate JIND9_A2432 ecotype Alabama chromosome 5, SceUnd_v1.1, whole genome shotgun sequence.
ATAGTGTTACTAAATACTCTTTCTACCTTAAAATTCCCTTTAGACAAGCACATGAAGGGAAAAAACCCTATAAGTCTATGAAAAGTGATAGCATTTAAAAAGTCAAACAGAGCActcattcaattaaaaaaaattcacaaagGTGCAAATGATTTAACTAATGCTTTCCAGGCTCACATAGGCAGGTCAGTACTGTTATGTCTAGTTTTTCTAGAAGTACCGTCGTCTCGAGGCAGTGCTTTCTGCAAGCTTGACATAGCAGCTGTTCTTTCAATGTCTATCACAGCATACAGCTCTGTGCGCCTGGTTGGAGTCTGTGGAAGTGGAGTGGTAGGAGTTTTTGGAGTCTGAGGGTTGTCAGAATCACTACCACCTTCCAAATCAACCTGTATATAGTTGAGCTGCCTGTGTTCTGAAGTTGGTCGCCTAATATCAAAATTAAAGACTGTTGGGGTGCAGTCCCGACGTCTTGAATATTCTATTTTGTGAGCACTTGATGGCACTGTTACATTCTCTGTATTGACATAATTATGCATGGGATCTAAATTATTGTGATAGCCGTTAAGAGAAGGTGTCTTTGGTCCTAAAATGTCATCCTCCTCTTTACTGAGCTTGCGGGCTTCCCAAACTGGAGGCAAAGATGGCAGATTTTCATAATTTAACAATGCAGTTCTCCTCTGAGCTGAATTGTTGACATTTTGAGTATCGGAGGTACTGGATGATATCAGACGACCCCTCCTGATCCCTGAGGTGCTAGGGATGGACAATCTATTTACATTTTCATATGTCAGTTTGTTACCAGAGGAAGCATCTTTGCGTTCATCACTGTCATACCCAGTGTCCCATTCATTGTTACTACTGCCACATGCTTGAGTACTGCTGCCACTAGTTTCAGTACTGTTCCCACTAGCCTGAGTACTGTTCCCACTAGCTTGAGTACTGTTGCCACTTGAT
It includes:
- the FRS2 gene encoding fibroblast growth factor receptor substrate 2 isoform X2, which encodes MLQEIMQNNSINVVEEPVVERNPHQTEMEVPRTPRTPTTPGLSGQSLPNGYPRYPSYGDASSHPSSRHPSVGSTRLPSVGEESTHPLLVAEEQVHTYVNTTGVQEERKNRPSVRTPLERRVSSTEMSTPREDEICSDDRDAQVVLEPEGVKFVLGPTPVQKQLMEKEKLESSGNSTQASGNSTQASGNSTETSGSSTQACGSSNNEWDTGYDSDERKDASSGNKLTYENVNRLSIPSTSGIRRGRLISSSTSDTQNVNNSAQRRTALLNYENLPSLPPVWEARKLSKEEDDILGPKTPSLNGYHNNLDPMHNYVNTENVTVPSSAHKIEYSRRRDCTPTVFNFDIRRPTSEHRQLNYIQVDLEGGSDSDNPQTPKTPTTPLPQTPTRRTELYAVIDIERTAAMSSLQKALPRDDGTSRKTRHNSTDLPM